In the Ctenopharyngodon idella isolate HZGC_01 chromosome 21, HZGC01, whole genome shotgun sequence genome, CTTCTCCAGGATAACCATGTCTTTCCTGATAGCATCTAGATGAGCCATGATTTGTTGTAGAGCTATTTCCTAATACAAATGAAGAAACCATATCATTCATTGAGGTTCATTAATAGTCATTTGTGCTGACAGCAGTTTTGTTAGTCATTTACCTGATGGGCTCCAGTGACCATGTCTCTGTATACAATGTCCATATTGGCTGTAGTAAGTGTCACCAATGCTGAGACAATCACTTCTGCCTGCCTCTTCTCAAAACCTGAATTACATGTGCAGGGCcgaatgtaaaataaagcatattttaaaaacattatctaacaaaaactgcccaatttttttaaagatctaTATAAGCATTAACACttagtaaatgtaaataaataattttaattccaAATATCTGTTTTTAACCTTACATGCATACAtctaatttgaaaataaatacaacataacataataaaatagACAGTCgattttaagaaataaatcGCCTATTAAAATGGCTTGCCATGTAAATGAAACACTTATAGGCAGCACACTTAAAACTTCGGTAAGTACTGTAGTAGTCAGTTAATCATACCGCTGGATTCCAGCTCTTTTACAAGCGCATGCGAGTCAAACGTGAGTTTCCTCTGCTCCAGTGGCGTTAACTCCACTTTTCTCACATCGTATGTCTTGACAGCAGTAGTTTCATGGAATCCTGAAAGGAAAAATACGTCTAAGTCCTTGAATAGGGCTACTACTTACTGTACTGTGTCCGTCGGTCGAACAACACTTACCTCTCCGATGACACATTGGTTGGATGTTGAGTTGATGCAGTTTTAACATAGAGGAGAACTGGCATCGTCTCCGTATAAACATTCCCCAACATGacattgttatataaaaagttatATGGATAGACTAAAAAATGTAGGGTTATTTATGTGTCAAGGGAATTGTTATGTGCCTTTAGCTTCTACACTTCTTGCAAATGGCTCAACAACAGCCAACACGAGCTCTTCTGTCTGTCCTTCCTCTGTCATCCAGGGCAGAACGACACTGACTGTACTACACACACCTTTCAGGGTCAAATCGATTTAAAAACTCTCCAGATATGTTCGTTTAATATGTGGTTTCCTGGTTTGGTACACTCTACATGCCGTTTAGATCGATTGTGAAGAAGGTGGAGTTTTTTTCACCACTGATGACGTACTGGTAGAGATAGATAAACAACTAGAAAGGCAGTTTGAGACAAAAACAACGCTTAGCGGCCCGAGTGTGGTTTCAAAATGGCCAGGTACGACGGGTCTAAATAATAATCTTCATATTTTAACTATtcactgaatatttttttaacagctAAAGTTTAAAGTTGCGATAATTTATGATACATGTATACATTATTATCCACTGCAAACCGCTCCGTTAAAGACTTTTCTCAGCGCTGGCAAAATTGACCAATCACAGTCGTTTGTGATCCCTGgataagtatttttttaaatatcaatatacAGATTTTTGGACCGGATTTCCTCTTGTATATTAAAGACCAACTTTAGAATGTTcagatttaaatattaaactttttagTCTACAAATCTCCGGCGAGACACCAAAAACGTCCTGATACGTAAATTTGGGTTTGGCTCAAATGGGCTTTCTGAGCCGTCACGCGCCCCCTGCTGGAGAACATGTTAATGTCAGAAACATTGTGCCACCCAAAGGTTGTAATTCGGCTTTTAGAAATAAAGTTTTTCTTCTATCCAAGAAACTGTCATGGCTGCGCCCATGCCTAACGATCATAGCTGGTTTTTTGCTTTGGCTCTTGGAGTTTCATTTCTCAAATGTCTTTTGATAAATGCCTAGTAAGTGAAATTTTCTCACATTATTATACTTTTCCTCTCATGTGATTACCACATTAAAAGCTAAAACCCCTTGTATGTCAGAAGAGTGAGCAAATGCTCGAGACTCATTCATTCTGTCCTCCTTTAACGAAGAGGAAATAATTCCTTTGCATCACGTGTTGTCAAGTAATGTGAtgtaatattttcaataaaaattgttatatttcaGCCACTCTACGGACTTTGAAGTACATAGGAACTGGCTTGCCCTGACTCACAGTCTGCCAGTATCACAGTGGTATTATGAGGTAGTCATGTGGATTACATACAGTTTTCATACaattatataatacacacacaaatattttgtttatttttttaatatattttcaggCTACATCTGAGTGGACATTGGATTATCCTCCCCTGTTTGCTTGGTTTGAATATGGACTTTCTCATATTGCCCAATTTTTTGATAAGGAGATGCTGGTTGTTCAGAATCTGAATTATGCAAGTCCAGCCACAGTCCTGTTCCAAAGGCTGTCAGTCATTGCAGCTGATGTGGTCTTGATTTATGCAGTTAAAGAGTATGTAGCTTCTAcataacacttatttaaaaaaaataccattaCTTATCTTTGCACAATTTGAACAAAAGTAGTTTTTGTATCAGTATCTTTTTATCTTTAAAAGATACTTTTACAGAAAGACAATATTAAGGGCTTGCTAATATTGAATCTGGAATGAAGTACATTTGTACTATTGTAGATGCTGCAAATGTTTGCGAGAAGACAAAGGAAAGGATCTTCTGGGAAAGCCATCTTTCATCCTGACAGTGTTGTTGCTGTGGAACTTTGGCCTTCTAATTGTTGATCGTATCCTTGTGGATCTGGCACATTAACAAGTCAAGTCATGTCATGCATACCCTGCTGTGGCTCAGACATGTCATTTCCCTTACCTGCAATTAATTTCGCTTGACTAAATTCCTGCAGATATTCACTTTCAGTATAATGGCTTCCTGTTTGGAGTTCTACTTCTATCAATAGCAAGACATTTCCAGGTATTGGTTGTAATTTCTCTGCGTTAATTAGACAGTTCtggaatgttatttaaatttgtgtcatacatgtgttttatttaaattttagctTGTGTTTGACTTGGACTTTGTTTTCGACTcagaatatttttatgattttgtgTGTTTCCAGAATAGACACTTAGAAGGGGCTTTGCTGTTTTCAATACTTCTAAACTTGAAGCATATATATCTATACATCGCACCTGCATACGGTATCTTCCTGCtgagatgtttttgttttacccagAACAATCCAGGTAATTAACTTGTCAGAAtacctgaaaaaataaatgattatataatacagtatttattaagatacaaacagaaaatacaggaaatatgtacaaaaaaaaaaaaaaaaaaaaaaaccagaaaaaaatggcttctttaagcaaagatcagtatttagtgtgactTCCTGGACTTCTTCTAGTTTGTCAAAGAAGAAactgagaaacttctcatcagattttaaaagttttcttggccttccagtccttttccattccatttaggtttaaaaggttagttaacccaaaaatgaccctcatgtcgttctacacctgtaagaccttcgttcatcttcggaacacaaattaagaattaattaattaattaattagtgttctgaagatgaacgaaggtcttacaggtgtagaacgacatgaggatgagtaataaattacattattttcatttttgggtgaactaaacctttaagagagccaggttcctgctattgctcaagttTAATGGCaggtcactaaatacttgccactttagcctatagaagctgttttttctgattttttttttttttaatactgcatacaaatttcctgtattttctggtgATATtataataaagagactgagaaataattatatatgtcaTTATACTATtgttaaaacaacatctaatggtaGCCTAAGACTTCTGCACagtgtatttatattatatatatatatatatatatatatatatatatatatatatatacacacacacacacacacatatacagtgggtacggaaagtattcagacccccttaaatgttttactctgttatattgcagccatttgctaaaatcttttaagttcatttttttcctcattaatgtacacacagcaccccatattgacagaaaaacacagaattgttgacatttttgcagatttattaaaaaagaaaaactgaaatatcacatggtcctcagtattcagaccctttgctcagtatttagtagaagcacccttttgatctaatacagccatgagtctttttgggaaagatgcaacaagtttttcacacctggatttggggatcctctgccattcctccttgcagatcctctccagttctgtcaggttggatggtaaacgttggtggacagccatttttaggtctctccagagatgctcaattgggtttaagtcagggctctggctcggccattcaagaacagtcacggagttgttgtgaagccactccttcgttattttagctgtgtgcttagagtcattgtcttgttggaaggtaaatcttcggcccagtctgaggtcctgagcactctggagaaggttttcgtccaggatatccctgtacttggccgcattcatctttccctcgattgcaaccagtcgtcctgtccctgcagctgaaaaacacccccacagcatgatgctgccaccaccatgcttcactgttgggactgtattggacaggtgatgagcagtgcctggttttctccacacataccgcttagaattaaggccaaaaagttctatcttggtctcatcagaccagagaatcttatttctcaccatcttggagtctttcaggtgttttttcatgtgtcttgcactgaggagaggcttctgtcgggccactctgccataaagccccgactggtggagggctgcagtgatggttgactttctacaactttctcccatctcccgactgcatctctggagctcagccacagtgatctttgggttcttctttacctctctcaccaaggttcttctcccccgatagctcagtttggccggacggccagctctaggaagggttctggtcgtcccaaacgtcttccatttaaggattatggaggccactgtgctcttaggaaccttaagtgcagcagaaatttttttgtaaccttggccagatctgtgccttgccacaattctgtctctgagctcttcaagcagttcctttgacctcatgattctcatttgctctgacatgcactgtgagctgtaaggtcttatatagacaggtgtgtggctttcctaatcaagtccaatcagtataatcaaacacagctggactcaaatgaaggtgtagaaccatctcaaggatgatcagaagaaatggacagcacctgagttaaatatatgtgtcacagcaaagggtctgaatacttaggaccatgtgatatttcagtttttcctttttaataaatctgcaaaaatgtcaacaattctgtgtttttctgtcaatatggggtgctgtgtgtacattaatgagaaaaaaaatgaacttaaacgattttagcaaatggctgcaatataacaaagagtgaaaaatttaagggggtctgaatactttctgtacccactgtatatatatatatatatatatatatatatatatatatataatatttatttatttatttatttatttttccccttATTTTTCAGATGGGTCTTTGCAGTGGAGAAGTTTCAGTGCCTTGCGACTGGTAGCACTAGGAACTATTGTCTTGTCTACTTTTGCAGTGTCATTTGGACCCTTTATAGCGATGGTTTGTTATCAGTATatctaacattaaaaaaataccagacattttttttttcaggattctttgatggaaaaaaaagttctaatgaacagcatttatttgaaattgctgaataagtattattttttttatttttttttaaaaaaaagaattgtttttatttcataacttaTGTTCACTGGTAAATTTGATCTATCTTTAAAAGGGTCAGCTTCCACAAGTCCTGTCACGACTCTTCCCCTTCAAGCGTGGTCTGTGTCATGCGTACTGGGCACCAAACATCTGGGCGCTTTACAATATAGCAGATAAAGCTTTTTCCATTCTGGGTATGTTCAGTAACTCAAACGATTGTGTGGTGTTACTGTAGATGAAATagaaacaatatattgaataatttgATTGTATGTTCATATTATGAGCGTTGTCACATCAATCACTGCCCCCATTTTTTACGCTGATTGTTACTGTTCACTTATTCAGGTGTGAAATTGAAACTGCTTGACATCAACAAACTTCCCAAGGCTTCAATGACTGGTGGTCTGGTTCAAGAGTTTCAGCACTCTGTGCTTCCTTCAGTCTCTCCTTTAGCAACCCTTGCTTGTACGTTACTGTCAGTATTGGTGAGTTCTTTGTGATTTGCATTGTCAGTCTGAATATTCAAACGCATGGCCTTCATTTCACCCATTGTCAGAGTATGATCAAAGAAAGGAAGTTGTTTTGTAGATTTGCCAGATTCTGAAGTGTATACCATTTTTGCCACTTTGTTCCTTGCAGCCTGCTCTTTTCAGGATATGGCATAGACCTAATGGAGCTAGAGGATTCTTGCGCTGCCTTGTCGTTTGTGCCCTTGGATCCTTTATGTTTGGTTGGCATGTACATGAGAAAGCCATTCTGATGGCCATACTTCCTTTAAGGTGATCCTCTGATGATGTATCCTTACATAAGCATGCTCTGCCAGCCTCCTACTCTCAAAAACAGtgtcttgtttttcagtttgCTCGCTGTGGAGAGTAGAGAAGATGCCAGGACTTTTCTTATCCTCAGTATAACTGGCCATTATTCCCTATTTCCACTCCTCTTCACAACCCAAGGTATGTCCCATTTAGAAAAAACTCATATACCATCTCGCAACAAGCATTTTGCATCATCACTGATTGTAATTCTTAAACATTTCCATTCTCAATTCCAGAGCTGCCCATTAAAATATTTCTCATGTTGCTGTTTACAATCTTCAGTTTAACTTCCATAAAAACGCTGTTCAGGTCAGTACTTAAAATGGGATTATTGGACTTGATGTTTAAAGAAACAACTGGTAATGTAATTCATTCTTCATTTGATTCCTCAGGAAGGGCGGGGCTTTGTTGAACCCGCTGGAAGCCATGTATCTCTTGGGCCTGATTCCTCTGGAGCTCATCTGCGAGTTTGTTTACCCGCTGACAGTCTGGCAGAAGACGTTCCCCTTCCTCCCTCTGATGTTCACCTCAGTTTACTGCTCGCTGGGAGTGGCATATGCCTTTATCAGACTATATATTTCATTGCTGACATGTTCAGACACCACTAAACGGTTGAAAACACAGTGAATCATGTGTTTCAGAGGCTAGGCTTAATATCTAgaaactgtttttttgtgtttaattgGACAAAAATGTTTCGTTGGACCAAAATGAAAGATTTGTA is a window encoding:
- the ccdc90b gene encoding coiled-coil domain-containing protein 90B, mitochondrial is translated as MSCWGMFIRRRCQFSSMLKLHQLNIQPMCHRRGFHETTAVKTYDVRKVELTPLEQRKLTFDSHALVKELESSGFEKRQAEVIVSALVTLTTANMDIVYRDMVTGAHQEIALQQIMAHLDAIRKDMVILEKSEFANLRSENAKMKTELEQIKNRLLEESQKIRADAKLDINLERSRVTDMFTEQEKKLMEVKTEFQKMNADIESEAVETSKKIDIQVASLKTLLESLKLETVRYLAACIFTCLAIALGFYRFWK
- the alg8 gene encoding probable dolichyl pyrophosphate Glc1Man9GlcNAc2 alpha-1,3-glucosyltransferase; this translates as MAAPMPNDHSWFFALALGVSFLKCLLINAYHSTDFEVHRNWLALTHSLPVSQWYYEATSEWTLDYPPLFAWFEYGLSHIAQFFDKEMLVVQNLNYASPATVLFQRLSVIAADVVLIYAVKECCKCLREDKGKDLLGKPSFILTVLLLWNFGLLIVDHIHFQYNGFLFGVLLLSIARHFQNRHLEGALLFSILLNLKHIYLYIAPAYGIFLLRCFCFTQNNPDGSLQWRSFSALRLVALGTIVLSTFAVSFGPFIAMGQLPQVLSRLFPFKRGLCHAYWAPNIWALYNIADKAFSILGVKLKLLDINKLPKASMTGGLVQEFQHSVLPSVSPLATLACTLLSVLPALFRIWHRPNGARGFLRCLVVCALGSFMFGWHVHEKAILMAILPLSLLAVESREDARTFLILSITGHYSLFPLLFTTQELPIKIFLMLLFTIFSLTSIKTLFRKGGALLNPLEAMYLLGLIPLELICEFVYPLTVWQKTFPFLPLMFTSVYCSLGVAYAFIRLYISLLTCSDTTKRLKTQ